The segment CTACATGGTGATGGATTACGTTCCAGGTCAGACCCTTGCTTCGCTGATTCAATCTTCGCCGTTGTCGGAAGCCGAAGCTGTTCACTACATTCAGCAAATAGGCAGCGCTTTAAGCATTGTCCACAAAGCAGGTTTGAGGCACGGAGATATCAAGCCCCAAAATATGATTAGGCGTGTAAGAACCCATGAGGTGGTACTTAGCGACTTTGACATGATGGGCGAACTCAGGGACGTATTTGCTGATGCGGGGTTGTTAAAGTTTGTACCAAGCCCGTCCGAGAAGTATATAACCCAGGAAAATACCAGTCTTGAGCGGGATATATACGCCTTGGCAACCACGTTTTATTGGCTGCTGAGGGGGCAAACCCCGCCATTGGCGGAGGGAGTTGCAGGTTGGTCTGCTAATGGGAATGGTGCATCAGCATCGCTTCGCGATCGCGTTCCTCTTGCAGAAGACTTGCGAAAATTCCAACCCAACCTCAGCCCAGATGTCGAGCATGCTGTTTGTGTTGGCCTAAACATCGAAGCTGACCAACGTCCCCAAAATGTTGAAGGTTGGCTGGCTCTCCTACCCCCCAGCACTAACCAAAAAGGGGCAGGTACTTTGGCTCGTCCTATAGTCACCCTCCCAGTCCTGGCTTGGTCGGCAGAGACTTTACCCACCAATGGCCCCGCAGAACCAGCAGTTGAAAACTCCGTAATGGGCATGCAAGAGGAATTGCCAAACTTAGAAAACGAAGCTGATAAGCCCCAACTAGCGGGCGGCTCTAAAAGCTCGGCGAGTGTGAAGCTGGGCTTATTTTTAAAGCCCATGTTGCAAGCCAAGAATTCCCCACAAGTGCGATCGCTGATGATGACAGCCGCAGTTGCAGCTACGCTTGGTGCGGGTTTTGGTCTGGCACTTCGCATTAACAGCCCTACCGACCCAGGTTCTACTTTCTTACACGCCGAACAATCTTTTCCACCGCGTAGCGACTGGCCCGTTACAGATACTCAAACGTCTGTTATCAAATCTCAAAATGCCGTCGTCCAAAGTCAAACTAAACCCGTTAGCCCTGCCAAACCTGTTGTAACCTCTCAAAAATCAGTTGCTCCCAGGCAAGAAGAACCCGTCAGACGCCGTAGAAGAGTTGCCGTTCAAGAGTCAGCAGCCCAAAATCAGGAAAGACCCGTCAGACGCCGCAGAAGAGCTGTTGTTCAAGAATCAGCAGCCCAAAATCAGGAAAGACCCGTCAGACGCCGCAGAAGAGCTGTTGTTCAAGAGTCAGCAGCCCAAAATCAAGAAAGACCCGTCAGACGCCGCAGAAGAGCTGTCGTTCAAGAGTCAGCAGCCCAAAATCAGGAAAGACCCGTCAGACGCCGCAGAAGAGTCAATTTTCAGCAGTCAGAAGAGTCATCAGTTGGGCGTTCTTCCACAAGAGTCCGGCGTCGTTCCTCAAGGCAATCGCAAGAAATTAGCCAAGATTCATCAGTAAGCAATCGCCAGCCCAGAGTTAGAAGCCGCAGATATAAACAAAGGCCTCAAAGTGAGTGATCTTGGATGCTGAAAATATCAAGTGTATCTGGATGGTCGTGCTTAATTTTTTTCCCCGGCTTTCAGGCTAAATTTTCAAGGTTAGAGCTGCCTATTTGCTCCGATCCTCAACCAGCGGTACACAACTCTGGCAGCAACTCAACGCTATAATTTGTTACGGACGCGCAGAGAAATTTTGAGATGAGTAACCCTGTAGTTCATGCCTTTTTTATCGGCAGAGCGGTAGCACAAGCGATAAACGAGCAGGCAGAAAATGCCCTGACCAATGCTCTGAGCGAACTTGGCAAATTTGATGCCGAACAGCGAGAGCGCCTGCGGGAATTCACGCAGCAAGTTATGGAACGAGCGGAGCGCGAAGCCCAAGCAAATCAACTGGGCAGAACTACGACAAGCATCGTGCCGACTGGTTCCCAGCCAGTCGATCTGCAAGCGACAATAGATGAACTCCGGGCAGAAATAGCTCGTTTACGTGCAGAGTTGCAAGCCTATCGCAGTCGCTCGTTATAAAGAATCGCTTGTTCGTGGTTGTGAGGATCGGCGATCGCCTTCATCTAGCAATTAACAACCAATAATCAATAACCAACAACTAAGAACTAACAAAAAGTGTCTGTCATTCCTGATGATGATGTCACAACCAAGCGCTACAAGGAACGTCGGTCAAAGCCGTCGCCTTCCTCTGATGTTGCTTTGCCTTCAGGAAGAACCGGACAAAAAGCTGAAGGAAACAACTATCCAGATAAGGCTTATCGCTGGAATAGCGAACGTTACTCACGTCAACGGCGCTTCCTGGATATTTGGAGTTTTGTTCTAAGCTTATTGTTTAAAATCTGGCGTTACAACAAAGCCTGGAGCTATCCAGGTGGAGTCACTGAAGCAAAACAAGCGGCCAGACGCAGAGCGCAGGCTATCTGGATTCGAGAGACCTTCTTGGATTTGGGGCCAACTTTCATTAAGGTGGGTCAGTTATTCTCAACGCGGGCGGATTTATTTCCCAGCGAATATGTAGAAGAACTTTCTAAACTGCAAGATAAAGTACCTGCCTTTAGCTATCAACAGGCTGAATCTCTGATCGAGCAGGAGCTAGGCAAGAAAGTTTCCGAACTTTACCACAGTTTTGAACGGATTCCCCTCGCCGCCGCTAGTCTGGGTCAAGTACATAAAGCAACTCTCCACAGTGGTGAAGAAGTTGTCGTTAAAGTTCAGCGACCTGGCCTGCGGAAGCTTTTTACAATTGACTTACAGATTCTTAAGGGAATTGCGCGGTTTTTTCAAAGCCATCCTGACTGGGGTCGGGGTCGCGACTGGGTGGGGATCTACGAAGAGTGCTGCCGCATACTCTGGGAAGAAATTGATTATTTGAATGAAGGCCGTAATGCGGATACATTTCGCCGCCATTTTAGAGCCTACGATTGGGTGCGCGTGCCCCGCGTCTACTGGAGGTATACGTCGCCCAGGACGCTGACTCTGGAGTATGTTCCGGGAATTAAAGTCAGCCATTACGAAGGGTTGGAAGCAGCTGGGATAGACCGCAAGGCGATCGCTCAACTCGGCGCTCGTGCCTACCTGATCCAACTGCTCAACAACGGCTTTTTCCATGCCGATCCCCATCCAGGCAATATTGCAGTTAGCCCCGACGGTGCCCTGATTTTCTACGATTTCGGCATGATGGGCAAGATCAAGTCTGGCATTCGGGAACAGCTGCTAGAAACCCTATTTGGCATTGCTCAAAAAGATGCTGACAGGGTTGTAGCCTCTCTGGTGGAACTGGGGGCACTAGCGCCAACTGATGATATGGGTCCTGTAAGGCGCTCGATTCAGTATATGTTGGATCACTTTATGGATAAGCCGTTTGAAAACCAATCGGTTAGCCAAATTAGTGAAGATCTCTATGAGATTGCCTACGACCAACCCTTTCGCTTCCCGGCTACTTTCACGTTTGTGATGCGTGCCTTCTCAACTTTGGAAGGCGTAGGCAAAGGATTAGACCCGGAATTTAACTTTATGGAGGTGGCAAGACCATTTGCCATGCAGATTATGGCTGACGGCAACGGTTCGGAGGGCAACAGCTTTCTTAATGAATTGGGACGCCAAGCGGCTCAAGTCAGCAGTACAGCTTTGAGTCTGCCCCGGCGGATAGAAGATACCATAGAGAAATTAGAGCGGGGAGACCTGCGAATTAGGGTAAGGTCTATAGAATCAGACCGGGTTTTACGGCGAATGAGTAGCATTCAGCTGTTAACCAACTATACTTTACTAATCAGTGCTTTCATCTTGTCAGCCACCATCCTCTACGTTAGTAATCATGGAGGGCTGGCGTTGGTAATGGTGCTGATCGCGGGTGCATTAGGAGTGGTATTGATCCGCTTGATTATGCGCCTAGACCGATTCGATCGTATGTTTTAATTAGCGTAAAGTGTTTGACACCAGCAGGCGATTTATGAAACGTCGCTTCATCGGCCTCACCGATCCGGGACTCGTGCGGAGCGTAAACCAGGATGACTATCACATAGACACTGACGGACGATATTTTATCGTTGCTGATGGTATGGGAGGGCACGCAGGAGGCCAGGAGGCGAGCCAGATCGCCACACAGGCAATTCAGAAGTATCTGGATAAGAATTGGGATTCTCGTGAAAATTCCCAACTGTTAATGGAAAAAGCTTTTTATGAAGCGAACCAGGGCATTTTACAAGACCAATTCGATAATCCAGAGCGTGCGGATATGGGCACTACAGCAGTGCTATTGCTGTTCCGGAGAGATCAGGCTTGGTGCGCCCATGTAGGTGACTCTCGTCTATATCGAATGCGGGGTTCACAGTTAGAGCAGATTACTGAAGACCATACGTGGGTAGCACGGGCGATGAAAGCTGGTGATATGAGTCCCGATCAGGCTAGGGTTCACCCTTGGCGTCACGTATTATCCCAATGTTTGGGGCGGAAGGATCTGCGGATGGTTGAGATTCATGCCGTTGATGCCCAACCGGGCGATCGCTTCTTGCTTTGCAGTGATGGTCTTACTGAAGAACTCTCCGATTCTTTGATATCTGGATACCTCCAGTCGAACGCAGCCTGCGATAAAGCAGCTGAGGCTTTGGTTAATGCTGCTAAAGAAAAGGGCGGTAGAGATAATATCACTGTAGTTATTGTTGCTAGTGATGAATCGAGTCAGAACCAATCTTGACTGAAAATAGGGCGTTGGGTTAAAAAGCCTCCGCAAGTTCAGCCTAAGAACAAGGTCAAAAGTAAAAAGCAAAAATTCTTCCTTTGGCCTTTTTAGTTCTTATTTTTACTTTCCGCCTGCCTGGTGCGGGGGGGAGTAGCGATCGCTACTAATCCATACACCTTAATGCCTTGCTGCTTCAGCGTCTCGGCAGCTGCTCTTGCTGTTGCCCCAGTAGTGTAAATATCATCTAGTAACAGTACAGATCCAGTTGGGCGACGACGCTTAAATCCTTTGCCCAAAGCAAAACAATCCATAAGGGTTTGTTCTCTCCCACTGGCAGATAGGCCAAACAAAGCTTCAGTTTCGCGCACTCGTTCTAAACCTAGCTGTTGCAAAGGTAACTTGGTATAATCGCAAAAATACTGAGCCAGCAAATCGGCTTGGTTATAACCGCGCTGTTGTTGCTTTTTGGCGTACATAGGGATGGGCACAACAGTTAGATGGGGAATTGAGAGTGATGATTTTAACCAAGCTTCAGCCAGCCATTGACTTAGCGGACGCGCTAGTTGTGGCTGGTTGTCGTATTTTAGGGCGGCGATGGCGCGTTTAATGGCACCGCCATAAACACCCCAAGCAAATACAGGCAATTCACATTGCCAAAATTGGCTGGGATTTGGCAATTGGCAGGATTGTAGTTGGCGATCGCAGTATTGACAGAATTCACTCGAAGTTGCACGCTGACAAAGCGGGCAACTAGCCTGGAGAAAAACACTCATTAAGCCAGAAAGCTTTTTACCCCAAAAACCCATCTTAAGCTTCGCCTTTCACGCTTTTAAAAATAGTACCTTGCTCAGACGCAAGCCGCTAGTAAACCTGACGAATTTATTTGCAATAGTTGAAAATAAAGAAAGGCGATTGCAAGCAATATATGCAAAAAAATTGGGATGACTATGGATACGGAATGGCTCTATTGGGTACTACTCTCCTAGTGCTTCTACTATGGCCGAGTTTATTGCCAAATCTTTTAGCAGGTAGCAATTTTATACCTCACGGGCATTGCTACCTGTGGAAACCAGATCTGGTATGGCTGCACATAGTCTCAGATTCTCTCATCGGACTAGCCTACGTCTCAATTTCATTGACGCTAGCGTATTTAGTCCACAGAGCTAGGCGCGATATTCCCTACCACTGGATGTTTTTAGCATTCGGATTATTCATAATCGCCTGTGGCGCTACCCACTTTATGGAAGTGTGGACGCTGTGGCATCCTACTTATTGGCTATCGGGAAGTATTAAATTAATTACCGCGAGCGCTAGCATAACTACAGCGATCGCGCTGCCGCCCTTAATACCTCAAATTTTAGCACTCGTTGCAGCCGCCAAAACATCAGAAGAGCGCAGATTAAAACTAGAAACTGCCAACAAAGAACTAGAGGCGCTATATGAAAAACTCAAACGACTCGACCAGGTTAAAACAGAATTTTTTGCCAATGTTAGCCACGAGTTACGCACGCCTCTCACCCTAATTTTAGAGCCAAGCGAAAAGCTAATTAAAGCTGAACTTACCAACGAACAACACCACTACTTAGAAATAATAAACCGCAACGCCCGTCTCCTGCTCAAGCGCGTCAACGATTTGCTTGACATCTCCAAACTGGAAGCAGGAAAAATGACCTTGGACTATGCCCTTGTTGACGTAGCGGAACTGGTACGCATAACTTGCGCCCACTTCGATACGTTGGCAGCGCTAAGAAAAATATCATTTTCTGTAGAAACGCCCCCATCATTATTTGCACAAATAGATCCTGAAAAATTTCAAGGCATCTGTTTTAATCTCCTCTCCAATGCGTTCAAATTTACCCCAGAAGGAGGCAGCATAAGTTGCATTTTTAAGGAAGTGGGAGTTGAGCAAGATGGGATAAATAATAGCGTTTATAAAAAATCAGAAACAATTGAACCCGATCGGCACATCCAAAGTGCAAGCTCAAAAATCAAAAGTTCGCATTGTGAACTTATTGTTCAAGACAGCGGTGAAGGCGTAGCGCCAAATCTTAGAAACATAATTTTCGAGCGCTATCAACAAGGGGAAGTCAATTCCAGCCACAGCATTGGAGGCAGCGGTCTTGGTTTAGCTATAGTCAAAGAATTCGTCGAATTGCACAAAGGCGCGATCGCAGTCGGTGAAGCCCCTGAAGGTGGAGCGAGTTTTACAGTCAAGCTACCCCTCGTTGCGCCCCTTGGGGAGAGCGCCAACCTTGTAGAGATGCCAATTTATCGCGTCTTGGAAAGTAGGAAACTAGAAGAGTGGCAGATTGTAGAGGCTAACAGTGCAACATCTCTACAATCCAATCCAAAATCCAAAAAATCCAAAATTCCAAATCCTAATTCCCCCCTAGTGTTGGTGGTAGAAGACAATCTGGACCTGAACAGGTTGATCGCCGATACATTAGCGGGTGAGTTCATAGTCGCTAGCGCTTTCGATGGACGCGAAGGCTTAGAAAAAGCAATCCAGCT is part of the Microcoleus sp. FACHB-831 genome and harbors:
- a CDS encoding DUF6825 family protein, which encodes MSNPVVHAFFIGRAVAQAINEQAENALTNALSELGKFDAEQRERLREFTQQVMERAEREAQANQLGRTTTSIVPTGSQPVDLQATIDELRAEIARLRAELQAYRSRSL
- a CDS encoding Stp1/IreP family PP2C-type Ser/Thr phosphatase, producing the protein MKRRFIGLTDPGLVRSVNQDDYHIDTDGRYFIVADGMGGHAGGQEASQIATQAIQKYLDKNWDSRENSQLLMEKAFYEANQGILQDQFDNPERADMGTTAVLLLFRRDQAWCAHVGDSRLYRMRGSQLEQITEDHTWVARAMKAGDMSPDQARVHPWRHVLSQCLGRKDLRMVEIHAVDAQPGDRFLLCSDGLTEELSDSLISGYLQSNAACDKAAEALVNAAKEKGGRDNITVVIVASDESSQNQS
- a CDS encoding AarF/ABC1/UbiB kinase family protein, which codes for MPSGRTGQKAEGNNYPDKAYRWNSERYSRQRRFLDIWSFVLSLLFKIWRYNKAWSYPGGVTEAKQAARRRAQAIWIRETFLDLGPTFIKVGQLFSTRADLFPSEYVEELSKLQDKVPAFSYQQAESLIEQELGKKVSELYHSFERIPLAAASLGQVHKATLHSGEEVVVKVQRPGLRKLFTIDLQILKGIARFFQSHPDWGRGRDWVGIYEECCRILWEEIDYLNEGRNADTFRRHFRAYDWVRVPRVYWRYTSPRTLTLEYVPGIKVSHYEGLEAAGIDRKAIAQLGARAYLIQLLNNGFFHADPHPGNIAVSPDGALIFYDFGMMGKIKSGIREQLLETLFGIAQKDADRVVASLVELGALAPTDDMGPVRRSIQYMLDHFMDKPFENQSVSQISEDLYEIAYDQPFRFPATFTFVMRAFSTLEGVGKGLDPEFNFMEVARPFAMQIMADGNGSEGNSFLNELGRQAAQVSSTALSLPRRIEDTIEKLERGDLRIRVRSIESDRVLRRMSSIQLLTNYTLLISAFILSATILYVSNHGGLALVMVLIAGALGVVLIRLIMRLDRFDRMF
- a CDS encoding serine/threonine-protein kinase, with product MNVVSDRILKNGKYVLGAKLGGGVFGITYRANDPESGQTVAIKTITPSLRHNPHFQEFKQQFLSLSRRFAEIKHPNLVRVRDVFEEANLPYMVMDYVPGQTLASLIQSSPLSEAEAVHYIQQIGSALSIVHKAGLRHGDIKPQNMIRRVRTHEVVLSDFDMMGELRDVFADAGLLKFVPSPSEKYITQENTSLERDIYALATTFYWLLRGQTPPLAEGVAGWSANGNGASASLRDRVPLAEDLRKFQPNLSPDVEHAVCVGLNIEADQRPQNVEGWLALLPPSTNQKGAGTLARPIVTLPVLAWSAETLPTNGPAEPAVENSVMGMQEELPNLENEADKPQLAGGSKSSASVKLGLFLKPMLQAKNSPQVRSLMMTAAVAATLGAGFGLALRINSPTDPGSTFLHAEQSFPPRSDWPVTDTQTSVIKSQNAVVQSQTKPVSPAKPVVTSQKSVAPRQEEPVRRRRRVAVQESAAQNQERPVRRRRRAVVQESAAQNQERPVRRRRRAVVQESAAQNQERPVRRRRRAVVQESAAQNQERPVRRRRRVNFQQSEESSVGRSSTRVRRRSSRQSQEISQDSSVSNRQPRVRSRRYKQRPQSE
- a CDS encoding ComF family protein, which encodes MSVFLQASCPLCQRATSSEFCQYCDRQLQSCQLPNPSQFWQCELPVFAWGVYGGAIKRAIAALKYDNQPQLARPLSQWLAEAWLKSSLSIPHLTVVPIPMYAKKQQQRGYNQADLLAQYFCDYTKLPLQQLGLERVRETEALFGLSASGREQTLMDCFALGKGFKRRRPTGSVLLLDDIYTTGATARAAAETLKQQGIKVYGLVAIATPPRTRQAESKNKN